DNA sequence from the Cucurbita pepo subsp. pepo cultivar mu-cu-16 chromosome LG06, ASM280686v2, whole genome shotgun sequence genome:
TATACGAACTTcgaaaactttttaataatactcttcaaaaaaatattattaaacttttaaatgtttcattaatactcTTAACCTTAGTTTACGAagagaatttttaaaaaacttattaaactaaattaataaaaatactctttagTCTTTACAATATATTTACGGTTTCTTAGGAACTTTCAAAAGAGcaaatatatctttataatttctcatgactttgtttttagtttccCAAAAAGCCTTGTTccaatggaaatagtattccttacttataaactcatgatgatcttccactaaattaaccaatgcgggactcactcccaataatcctcaacaatcctctcctcgaacaaagtacactataagcctcccccgaagcttatggagctctcgaatagcctccccttaattgaggtcctccccttaattgaggttcgactcctttctctggtgccctcaaacaaagcacaccctttgttcgacactttagtcacttttgactacaccttcgaaactcacaattttttgttcgatatttgagtgacgcggctaagtttagggcatgactctgataccatattaatCCTATAATAGCCAATTTCATTCTTGAATAGAACGTGAGATTTCTCCCAATTTTTCTCTgtgaaaatttaaggattcATTTAAATTCGAAACCTAAACCCATTAATTTGTAGATATTTTGGAAATGGGAAGCACGCGAAATAACTCGGGTCACTGCAAGTCAATTCCTAAACATTACAATATTCTATCGCCTGATCACATCTTCCACGAATCCAACCTCATTCTTCTCACTCGATCGTCGCCATCCGAGCCTCTCCCCGACGcctctgttcttcttttcaagTTTCAGGTCAATATACTCTcgtttcttttgttcttgttcttcttcttcttcttgtttttcctttttgttgaTCTTTGAATTCTTTTCGTCCGACTGTGGAATTTGTTCTActttttgcattttctttttcgtgcCTTCTTTGTTGTGTGTGATCGGAGGTGGATTCTGAGAttaattgtttcttttgtgtttcaaTTCCCTGTTCTTGTGTTGTTCTTGAGAAAATGTCTTGTGATGGCTCCGAAATTTACTGTAATTTGTAGAAGTTTTGATTCTCTCTTTGCTGTTTAGAACTAAGTGGACTGGAGATGAGTAAGTCAAGGCTCAATGTGTGACTTTCCTGTTCACTGATAGTTAAATTAGCACCATACTCAAATGGACAGATTATGgtgcttttggtttttgtaCTTATTTTTAGCATAAGATTCAACTCGTGACTATTGATACTAATTTATGAGcaaaaaaatgatattcaaGTGGTTTGGGCCTAGGATCCTAGTTAGATACTGTTATTGAACTCAAAAGCTTATACCGATAGGTTATGTGCAAGAACTAGCGTTTATTGAAGAAGCTATAGAGTCGACTACATGTTTCTAATTAATTAgcaaaaaaaatgatattaaagtgGTTCGGACCTTGGACCCTACTTAGATACTGTTATTGAACTCAAAAGCTTATGCCGATAGGTTATGGtatatttagtcttttgtaaTCGTGCAAGAACTAACGTTTATTGAAGAAGCTATAGAGTCGATTACATGTTTCTAATTAATGAgcaagaaaatgatattaaagtgGTTCGGACCTAGGACTCTACTTTGATACTGTTGTTGAACTCAAAAGCTTATACCAATAGGTTATGGtatatttagtcttttgtaaCCATGCAAGAACTAACGTTTATTGAACAAGCTATAGAGTCAATTACATGTTTCTAATTAATCAGCAAAACAATGATATTAAAGTGGTTTGGGCCTAGGACCCTACTTTGATACCATTGTTGAACTCAAAAGCTTATACCAGTAGGTTATGgtatatttaatcttttgtaAACATGTAAGAACTAGCGTTTATTGAAGAAACTATAGAGTCGATTACATGTCTCTAATTAATGAgcaaaacaataatattaaagtGGTTTGGACCTAGGACCCTACTTTGATACCGTTGTTGAACTCAAAAACTTATACTGATAGGTTATGGtatatttagtcttttgtaaCCGTGCAAGAACTAGTGTTTATTGAAGAAGCTATAGAGTCGATTACATGTTTCAAATTCCTTGTTCTTTTAGAAGATTACATGTTTCTAATTCATGAgcaaaaaaatgatattaaagtgTTTCAGACCTAGGATCCTACTTTGACACCGTTGTTGAACTCAAAAGCTTATACCAGTAGGATATGGTATATTTAATCTTTCGTAACCGTGCAAGAACTAGCATTTATTGAAGAAGCTATAGAGTCGATTACATGTTTCAAATTCCGTGTTCTTTTAGAAACATGGTGTATAAATTACACAGATAAATTACACAGAtaaagaagtttttttttgaagatcaGAGTCTTAAGATAATGAAATCCAAATTGCCAGTTTCGAGTTTATATTCTTGTTGACAAGAACCAGAGAACTCAAAAATCAGTTCATCTTTCCATTGTTCTCAGGCCACATTTGTCCGGTGAGCAGTATTAGGTATGATAGAGGAGCCAAGTTGTAAAAGAATTGCAAGTATGTCAAGATCAGCTAAAGAAAGTGAATTGTTTAGAACTgtggaagaaaaaaggaagcaaCAAGAGTCTCTTATTCCTTATGTTCATGAAGATTGTGTCTCAAACATCCTCATCAGACTCCCACTTGACTCACTTCATAGATCAATGTTTGTTTGTAAGCACTGGTTTAATGTCATATGCAGCCCCATATTCGTTGAAACCCATCTCCGTCGTTCTGAGTCGGTTTTGATCTTCACGACACAGACTCGTTACAACGAAGTTTTCCCACATTCTGGAAAATCAAACACCCTGTCAATTGAATCAAAGTTTATGCAGTCTGAtgaatctctctctctgttccaTAACTTGGATCCGACCTCAAAGACTTTCATTCactttttggaatttaaagATGGACTTAGCAATGTAGGAGAGTATAGCTTAAGTTGCTTTGGAAGGATTCGAGCTACGTGCTGCGGTTTGATATTGCTCGATAACAAGTTGAAGAAAGGGGGACTAATAATTACTAATCCAGTGACTAGGAAGCTGACTTCTATTCCTCCTGGAACTTTGAATTCACCACATGATGAATCGTATGGATTTGCATACGACGATGTTTTAGGCCAATACAAAGTCGTTCACTTGTTTCGGGATGAATTGATGTATATTAGTTGTGAGATCTTTATAATTGGGACTAAAAAGTGGAGAGCTGTTGATGGACCTTCTTTTGGTCTCTTTGGTTGGCTTGGGTTTAGACCTGTTGAAGCCATAGGAGCTCTACATTGGATCCCACAAGTTAATCACAGCGATTGTATTGTATCGTTGGAAATCGAGACCGAAAAGTTTCAAACAATACCGCTTCCAAATAGTTGCAATATGTATGATGGAATTGTTGAAATTGGCTGTTCTCTAAGCTTTGTCACTCATCAGGAGACCCACACAGACATTTGGATCTTGAAGAGCTTGTCTGGGGAAGTATGGATAAAGCAACATAGCATCAATATAGGTTGCAGAATGGATATGATTCCTCTTTTAAGTTTTAGAATAAGAGGAGACCTCGTTTTCAGATCGAAAGATGGTCTGTTTTACATCTACGACTTTGAATTGCGATCGATTACTAAAGTTAAGAATCAAAACCGACTCGGTGTGTCGTCGGGTTGCCTTTTTCCCCATGTCAACAGCATGGTCTCTTGGAGTAGCAATTAGAAATCTCAGGTCACTTTGTATTGAAGATGCATCTTAGGAAATATAGTCACTTATTATATAATCTGATTAAGCATATATGCTACTTTATGGTTATTTGTGTATATATGTACTACCTCAACATTGTAGGTTCTGTGTATGAGCTGagtttaaaactattttttctaATCTCCGGTTAACCGGttactatataatatatgtaacgactctatatatatattttaccttGTATTGCATGCAtgacatatttattatatgtgaaaaaatttatttaatgacTTAAATGTTCAGAAaatctatttcaattaaaaGTAAACATCAGTGAAATAACGGAAACGAAATAACAATAAGTTCAAAGTAACATAAATATCTTGATCTAACCTATGAGctacaatttaaatataaatgcaACTACCCTAACTTCGATTCCATGATCTTTATAGCAACGTCGGCATTCATATATGgtgtcttacctttacttgaaaagaAGTAGTAGTATTTTATTACTTAGTAAGTAGCTCTATTGTTATGGTCGGGAATACAAACACAAGCAACCATGGTGtgacttatttttttaaaaaaagatcatGACATGGCCTCGGGTTCTACTTTCTAGTTTGGGCATGGTTGGATGTGGTGTACGTCATGGACCCATCAGACTGGCTCCTATACATACTCCTGGATTTAGCTCGTTGGGCTAGCACAGGCTCACGTTGTTAGACGTCGTGGAGGGAAAGGGCCTACATAATATCATGACGAACATAGATACCGTAAGGTATGTGTTCGTACTTAAATATAACGGAGAGGTATTCCGATGCACGTGTCATACAaaatacatgaggtcccagcatatattcataaatttagtcATACCTCCCTTCTTGACATGAGTTCATATGAGACATACATACTTGACACTTGTCATATTATTCATGATTAACCTACATGGTAAACAACTCCACAAAATGCCTATCTATCATGAAAACAAGTAAAATGGGTTTGGAACGGACATGCAgtcatggacaacacgtcaTAAACAACCATGACTAGAATATCCGACATAGGTATGATCTATTAGTGCCTCCATCAGTTTATAGTTGTTTGCTTTTCCCTTTgtaatttgagtttgatacTCAACCTTATGGATGGATGGGGCAACAAATTTGTGTCTATCTTTTGTCAAACCTTGCGAGAGCAATCACATTCGAGACGATGCCATTTACACTTTAACTTCTGTCTAACCCATACTGCTACAATATCTTGCAAAGTTACAATTCGAGCATTTCTTTAGCTCCAACCCGTAcgatttgggttgggttatgaacttatAGATAGgttgagttcaaataaatggaATTTTATGAATTGGGTTGATTTTAGGTTCTCCTAAAACTAGACCGAGTTAGACCGAACTAACctaaatttacatttttgtttatgatacaattatatatatatatatatatatatatatatatatttcattatttactttctaactcttaaatataattttaaactatttgaaatataatttttcaaaatagatATTAGAGTTGCAAATCTTAactaaatatttgaaaataaataaacaaatgatTTAAGCTAACttctttcattaaaaaaaaaagaataaatgacTCGAACAACTTGAGCCATTTCTTTCACGCTGGCTTAAGTCTTTTAGTAAGTTTAactgtgtatatatatatatatatatatatatatatatatNtatatatatatatatatatatatatatatatatatatatatatatatctatatctatatatcttCGATgttctatatctatatatcttCGATGTTGTCATTTCAAAGTGTTTGCTTCAATGGCAGTTTCAACTACCAAAAAGCTAAGTTGGCTTGACGAGCCCATATGTGAGGAAACAAAAGGACTAAAACAACAATTACTTCTTCAGTATGTTTCGTAGCATGAATGCGTACACCATGATATTATGCACGGTCCTTTCTTTTATATTGGTTTTCGACAGCGTGAGTTTATGCTAGTCATAGTTAGGCCCAAGGAATATGTATACAGGTCTGCCTAGTGAGTTCATGCACCGTATATATAGAAGTACTATGCATCTAACCTTACCTGAAGAAAAAGTAGAGCCTAACAATTGTGTTACATGTGTTTACATTTTCAACTTCCAACATTAGAGTCGACTATTTTTACATACTCTTGCTATgtctatcttttttttctagatATAAGAAAGGGCTCCATGTACAAACGACGACACTATCTAGGAGACCATGGAATAAAGTCTTGTGTCTACCCGTATTTGCATCATATAGTCCGCATTATcatctttgaactttgaaaggggatatttttcattattatttcagTTATATTTTTACCACGTTTGCAAGTTCATGAACATTTAAGCCCATTACAATTTTTAAGatgaaatgttttaaatagtttttttgcACATAGTAGTGTCTTAGACGATCTTTTTTATCGATAACCTCAAACCAATCAATTGAATATTGATTAATACATAATTGAGCGAACACtacttgaaaatgaaaatggattaCCCATTTTTAATTCCAATGTTTCTCTGAATTTGAAAGTTATCACTCAGTAGGTTTCCATACCAAGGCTCAATCTAGTTAAGTTCGTAGCATCTACCGAGGCATAACATgcgcataaaaaaaatgtcttaccttgaaagaaaaagctaGGTTGGTTACACTTCAAGTTGTGGGTAATCCTCAAATTTCGTCAAACAACCAAGAAGTGCACCGTTAAGAGACAACTTGATACTTGGATGGCTGCTCAATCACGTAAAAATCGTCGTTCATAGCTTATTTGCATCGNaaaaaaaaaaaaaaaaccaaattaatGAAATCCAAATGTTCAAGCTATGTCATTGTGACTAATGTCATGCAGATGCTAGAGTCGTGGGTGTCCATAAAAATAGATGGATGGGACGTCATTCAATTCTATATGTgcattttgtttaattctaaataaatcaAAGTCAATTCCAATTCTTCTACTACTACGTGAATGAAACGTTCATTCAAAGATAGTTCGGGATAATCAATTAGTTGAGGAAAGTcataggaaagaaaaatatcaaatgtaACGAGAGGGAGATGTAAGGGAATAGGAAGCTGGCCAAGCTACATTTGAATCTCGGGATTATAAAGACAAGCTTGAGACTAGTAAATGGCAGAAAGACCATTTTGGTTGACGATAATCGGGAGAGGAAGACGATGCCGATAATGGAGAAGCTGAAGAAGAACATGTCGAGCCGAGAGCATCTCCTATGGATAGAATATGTAGCACAAACACCTGCCAGAACAGACCCAGAAGCTGAAGGGCTGTGAGATGGAAATATGAAGTGAACAGTCtgttaaaaaaatagcaaGAAAAACAACTGGGGATGGGAGAAAATGTTAATGGAGAAATGAAGGTCCCCAAGTTTAGAAGTATGGAAGGGATAGAAGTGGCTGAAGGAACATCACAAAAGAAATGACAAAACACAATCACAAGCTTCTATTGATCTAGGGGCACTATTAGATGGAGAACTTTCACACCCAAATCAAACGACTCAACCCTAACCCGAGAAGCAGGAAACATATAAAAAGATTCAGGAATTGAACGTGCTCGAAATCGATAAAGACCCTAGAGATaaaatgtaatagcccaagcccaagcccaagcccaagcccactactagtagatattgtcctctttgggctttctctttcacgattccccttaagattttaaattaaaaagaggtttccacatccttataaacaatgttttgtttccctctccaaccgatgtgagatctcaaaatccatcccccggcccaacgtcctcgctagcactcattcctttctccgatcgatgtgggaccctcctatccaccccctttcggggcctagcgtccttgctagcacactacgtcgtgtccaccccctttggggcttgGCTCCGACAACCAGCAAGAGCTATCTGTACCACCTGATCCACACGGCTCTGTACCGCTTGATCCACTCTACTCTCAATCAATGATTACAATGCCTCCAAAATAATCACAACAGTCGGCTGGTCTCTCGATGCCGATGGAGCAGCAGGCTTCGTAACCGCCTCTACTGGAGCAGTTCCTTCTACAGACTGCTCCTCATTCCCCGAGTCCAGATTGAACGTACTAGGGTCTAAACTCTTTAACACTACCATAGCTGTCACACACATAGCCTCCTTGCTAGCACGTCGC
Encoded proteins:
- the LOC111796511 gene encoding F-box protein CPR1-like translates to MIEEPSCKRIASMSRSAKESELFRTVEEKRKQQESLIPYVHEDCVSNILIRLPLDSLHRSMFVCKHWFNVICSPIFVETHLRRSESVLIFTTQTRYNEVFPHSGKSNTLSIESKFMQSDESLSLFHNLDPTSKTFIHFLEFKDGLSNVGEYSLSCFGRIRATCCGLILLDNKLKKGGLIITNPVTRKLTSIPPGTLNSPHDESYGFAYDDVLGQYKVVHLFRDELMYISCEIFIIGTKKWRAVDGPSFGLFGWLGFRPVEAIGALHWIPQVNHSDCIVSLEIETEKFQTIPLPNSCNMYDGIVEIGCSLSFVTHQETHTDIWILKSLSGEVWIKQHSINIGCRMDMIPLLSFRIRGDLVFRSKDGLFYIYDFELRSITKVKNQNRLGVSSGCLFPHVNSMVSWSSN